The sequence below is a genomic window from Dioscorea cayenensis subsp. rotundata cultivar TDr96_F1 chromosome 6, TDr96_F1_v2_PseudoChromosome.rev07_lg8_w22 25.fasta, whole genome shotgun sequence.
aattttacgTTTCTACCCTTCTAAATtctttaaattaatcataactctatttaaatttttactgatggatttttatataatatttttacattttagtctctataataaattaaattcacataccctatttaaaatttctgatggtttttaatataatattttacgtttaagtcctttatatacatatttttaatttaaattttttctaacaaaatatCGTTTTGTAATAAAAAGGCGATATCATCTTTCTAAACGgatgaaaatgataatatatattataaaaagattacgaTAATCGCGTATTACTGAGCGACTACTTGGATCGGTGTATTGGGACAATTCCGACGACAATGACAATCAGAAATAGGGCTGtgagaaaaatttttaatttattataagaactaaaacgtaaaatattatataaaaaccattagtaaaatttaaaattgagttgtgattaatttaaaaatttgtaaggttagtaaatgtaaaattttatataaaaactattataaaattaaaaagaaaaatttaaatataatcgaGTGTCACGAAAAAGTACCATGTAAAGTCGTTCTGCGGTCTTTTGCGTTTGGTAAATTAATCTCAAAAAGATACTTTATTTTtggatataattaaaaattgcaATATTTAGCCCTCACAAGTCATCATTATTTTCTTAAGTAATTTCTAGGTAAAGACTCTTTGgttaataaatgtttttttaaagtataaaatgcgaataaatttaaaattatattgtgagtataactttaaaattatattgtgtaataaaaataaatcctgtttaattttcaaatgttattatgtaaaatctataaatataaattttcttatataaaaaagattttGTACATAATTTAATCAATATGATTTAATCATATTGAGCCAACGATTTCTTAAGTTATTGATACAATTTATTAgacatgtaaattttttttaaaagagatcCAAAATAAATCCCTAAAAcccatgtaaaataaaaatatggtataatatatttaaaatattttatgtatatatattttaacttggttctgatcttttaaaaaaatctataaggTAAATGACACAtactaaaagtaaataaataaagtttaatttaaaatgaaaaatcaagatTCAAGTTTGTCCCAAtgcaaaatactaaaaaaaactttttggtctatataaagaaaaaatatttttttggccaaacaaaaaattaacttgacttttttttttaatgtttatcacAATAATCATAGGCTATTTTGTTCATCAAAAGGAACTTGGAGTGTCGGAGGCATCTTATCTGCCCATCTAATGCACAGTCAGCACAAAATCCagaccaaaaaaaatattttttttataaatattactccattaattatttatttcctAAAAATAACAATCACTATTCATATCAAAGGTACGTGCACGAGCTGATAATTAATCATTCAACCTAACATTTTAACCAGAGATAAAAAATTCCGTCTGTGAACTCGCATTCACAACTAGTTAtctattatcattattgtttttaatatgtctaaaacttaaaatattttaattgttttactATCGgataataaaatcaagtatggtaggttataaattttttagttaaatattattacatttttaaaaagattgtaatttcttttaaaaaaaaactattgattgttatcattatttttaaaaatagtgaaTATTCATGCACATTTATAAAACttagttgtgtttttatttgtttatgataTAGGCAAGAGGGCACTGTTTTAGTTTAAAGTCTTAATATTGATGAAACTTTAGCTTGGATGGATAGATACGCTAGAGTCAGCAGTCCGCAACTCAACAATCGAAAAAAGTTCTAATCTTTTCCATCCCCTCCATATTTGTCCTCTTCCTCTGCATTTCCAATGCATACAAGAACCCAAGGCACTCTTTATAACCCCCTCACAATGCTTCCTTGCTTTcactttcctcttcttcttcttcttctacttcttcttcttttttctttgttgggaTGGAGAGATTTGAGGTCTTGAAGGATATTGGGTCTGGCAACTTTGGTGTTGCCAAGTTGGTCAAGGATGTTTGGACCAAAGAGCTCTTTGCTGTCAAGTTCATTGAGAGAGGCCAAAAggtctttccttttcttctttttctgcttAAAGTTGGTGTTTTGGTTGGATTTCTTGTGATGCTTCTTTACCtttggtgtttggtttttgGGGGTTTTGCTTAAAGATCAGGTTTTTAGCTTTTCCTTTTTGGTCTTGTTTGAGATTTATGGGTTTGGTTGCAGTTTTTTTGGAGATTTACTTTAGATTGGTTGTAGTTGtagattgatttgatttgatttgctttgctttgctGCTTGATTGGTGGCCCCCTTTTTTGTTCTGTGAGTggtttgtttcattgattttttttgtttctttgtggTTTTGTTGTCTGGATTCTCagttttttcctttcaattTACTGTTTTGGGTTGTTGATTTTGATTCCCTTTTCAGAGATCCTTTttcattcagaaaagaaaagctTTTGATTAGAAGcttttggttttcattgtttttgggTTTAGAATTAAAGCTTGATTTATGTCTTTTTAGCTTccattttgattgatatataggCTCCAGCCTTTGCTCTTTTTGCACCTTATCCTCAACTTGTTACAATTCATGCTTAGCAGACAAGCATTTGTTATGTGTTCATGTGTGCATACATCATCAATTGGcctttgtttttagttttatgtGTTCCAAAGAACCTCTGTTTGCATCCTTTTGTCTAATTAGATATTCAATTCTGAATGTTTTCTCTATTCTGTTTGTTTATATCTGTCTAGATTGATGAACATGTGCAGAGAGAGATCATGAATCATCGATCATTGAAACATCCAAATATTATCAGATTTAAAGAGGTAATTCGCTgctgaattttctttttcaatcattattcatttatatGCAAAAGAAGTCGGTTCTTTCATAATTCTTACATTAAATTGGTGATGTTCCATGCTTACATAAATTCTATATCTTTCCAGGTCCTGTTAACACCTACACATCTAGCAATCGTAATGGAATACGCCGCCGGTGGGGAACTTTTTGAGAGGATATGCAATGCAGGGAGATTCAGCGAAGACGAGGTAGAGCATACtcgtgtttttctttattgctTAATCGACGAATTCTTAATTTCCTCTCTTCTAATTTCTCTTGAAATTTTACGGCAGGCGAGGTTCTTCTTTCAACAGCTGATATCAGGAGTGAGTTACTGTCATTCAATGGTAAGCTTAGAATTACCTCAACTACACATTCAgatttccatgttttctttggattgCTTAAATTaagcttctttttttattgtagcAAATATGTCACCGGGACCTTAAATTAGAGAACACTCTCTTAGACGGGAGCATTGCTCCTCGACTCAAAATATGTGATTTCGGTTATTCCAAGGTAATTCTTTACTTCTTTAGAACCttattttcaaacatttaacgGCACTTGATTATTAATTGTTCTCGTTCGGGCAGTCCGCTGTGTTGCATTCTCAACCGAAATCCACGGTAGGCACACCTGCTTACATTGCACCTGAGGTTCTATCGAGAAAGGAGTACGACGGGAAGGTAATTCTCATATCTTATATTGTGTTTTCTCATTCGTATTATCATTTAAAGATATTAAAGTACTTTCTGCATCACACTAGATTGCTGATGTTTGGTCCTGCGGAGTAACATTATATGTAATGCTCGTCGGATCGTATCCGTTTGAAGACCCGGACGATCCAAGAAATTTCAGAAAAACAATTGGGGTGAGTAGAATTATGAATCTCAATCTTCTTCAATTTATTAACCAAGCAATGTGTATACTTTTGCAGAGAATACTTAGTGTCCACTACTCAATTCCCGACTATGTTCGAGTCTCAATGGATTGCAGACATCTTCTTACCCGTATTTTCGTTGCAAGTCCTGAAACGGTGATACATTTGCTTCATCCTCTCAGTATTGTCTCAGCATGTTTCTCAGTAACGTATTTCTACTTTCATGTAGCGAATTACTATTCCGGAGATCAAAAACCACCCTTGGTTTTTAAAGAATCTGCCTGTCGAATTAACCGATGGATATCAACATAATTTGCACAACGACACGAACCCTCTTTTCCAAAGCGTCGAAGACATAATGGTGATACTACATGAGGCTCGGAAACCCTGCTGAGGGTCCAAAGCTTGGCGGAGGTCATTTTGTCGGCGGCAGCACTGACATCGATGACATGGACGCCGATTTCGACTTGGATGATCTCGAGGCAAGTGAGGACTTTGTGTGTGCACTCTAAATGTTTGCAAGATTGTGTGTTGTGAGATTCTTTTTGATCATAGGTTTGTTTAGTGTGTGAGATGTTTAGCTGCATCGTGTGCTCGGTTTTTTCGTATTTTGTTGTTGACTTAGCTTTTCAGAGAATTTGTTGAGGAACTGATGCATTTTATGTCATAGTTTAGTGTAAGttattttgttgcttttgtttgtATAGCTACGATGTTTCTCTGCTGTATGTTTGATGTGCAATTTTCTTGTCTTTGTGTATATTGACCCTGTCAAGTCTTTGTGAGTCTTGCAATATTATTgtggtttaaaattttattaaattaaattgtatatttatatgttgTTGTTTGATGAGACTGTTACATTTATTATCCAATGGTTGTTTAGTTTGTTGGTATCTGGTCTTTTTGCTTAAAGTTTTTAATTCGGAGGTGTTCGGAAATTGAAACTTAGGCAAGGCGAGAACAAGCTTGTGAGTGCTCTATATCTGTATTTGTCTCTGATTTAAatcttttaatgaaaatgtttattgtctaatgtcaaaaaaaattattattattttacataaccaaaatatataaatttctgaaattttgaaGTAGATCTtttctgttatatatatatatatgtgacaaatagaCGACAGTCATCCCATTTAAGGGTAAGTTTCGGTGACGCTAGACGTATGGGGAGCATACTCAACACGACCTCACATACCCTCACTCGCTGGACATGGGATTCGAACGCCCAACGCAGTGAAAGTCTTGACTCCAATCGACCTAAAAGTgccgattatatatatatatatatatgtttgaatcTATACTTTTCATTCCATATTAATTTCTAATggtgtaataattttttttttaaaaaaaaaaactagttctatataatttgttcaaaattaaatttttatatatttgaatgtACAGTTTCaaatcttaaataaaatttgctCATACTTCTTGGTTGCTGTATGTAATCCTTCGTTAGCTATTAGAGCTATTAGCTTTTCTGTTTAATTAATCATTGTTAGATTCATTGGTTCAATTGaaggatgaaagaaaaaaaaaatgaaatagagGCActcttattattataaaaattaaaattttgattttaatgacAGCAATGACGGTGGAAGAAATAtgaatgattaaaaattatgaaaatgaaatagaGGCACTCTTTGtatgataattattttacttttatatatatatgaatgattaAAGATGTAATAAATTATCTAAGTATTTATGAGTTTAGTAGCATTGGCTCATTATAAAAGCATAGTATAGTATAGAACTTTCAAGTATTCTGAGTTTAAATTTCGCTTTAacacaatgataataataaattcgtAATTGTAGTTTGAGTTGTAAAACCTGAACCCTACATCACCTAGGTGATGAAAAATACTATTAATTAAATTCCACTTAGACATGAGATATAGCATGCCATATTTTCCAACGATAGAGATAGTTAAAAAGAAAGTAGATCTTTGATGGATAACTAGAATCcattaaatatatgtaaaacaaGTAATGACTTGATTAGATAATTTAATTTACTACTTTTAACGTCAAACTTAGTCTAATCTTGAAATTAAGAACCCCTTTATCTCAATGTTTCTTGGTGGAGATATGGTGTTAgactattcatttattttttggcACTTAATTCACAAAGGCTTAGTGCTTTTCAGAGCTTGTAACAATAAAGTCCACATCATTGAAAGTAGTGGGTGGTGACTCTATTTTATGCTATCAAAATCACTAGCCTTTCTAGTCAAATGCATGCCACAACCTTAAAGGCATTATATCAgccacaattatatatatatatatatatatatatattattcaaagaatataaaactaaaataatgataattttatgtaTTCATTCCTTTTGAATTTCCATGTGTGtcttgtgtgtgtatatatatttgatgtaatcaATTAATTCATTATATACCTCGTGATTGGTGGCTAAATATTACATTACTAAATTACGtatgtttgggattattttaacaaaatactAGCAGTTAGTGGAAAAGCAGATAGCCTTTCCCGTTTttcgctttttatttttaatttaaaatatagaaaacggaGAGGTTCTCCctgtttttatttcaattaaaaattatgaaaacaggGAGAAACTCTCCgttttcaaattgtttttaaatttttttaataaaaaaaataaaaacgggAGAGTAACTCccgtttttgtttttgttttaaagccTTGGATTCTGTCTCAGTAATGTTGttagcttttaaatttttaaagccTTGGATTCACGTCCGGTAATGTTGttagctttttaaatttttgttttaagccTTGGATTCCTTGTCACCCAGTAATGTTGGttagctttttaaatttttgtaaagcCTTGGATTTCTTGTCCTGGTAATGTTGGTTagctttttaaatttgttaaagatTCTCATTAAATGTTGGTTagctttttaaatttgttaaaagaTTCTCATTACTTAACTTTTGACAAAATGAACACAACTATATTAACTCTTTACTAACGGATATAAATATAtccgttgaattatttttaatattatatatatatatcccacttcccacttcccacttcagCCTCGCACTTCCCACATCCCACTTCATATTGTCTCCctcattctcattttctctcGAGTTCTAATTGTGCGGGTGTTTTTACTTACACGTGATACGGGATTTCATTGATAATTTTTGATGGCATTCTTAAGATTACGTAGTGatcacatttcatccattttgtcgggaaaaaggtaatatttttgtattattagataactttgaaattaattatttattaataattatattaagacattagtttcacataataattttttatgtcataattactaatcgtattaataattatcttattagcacctcaattatgtttaattagataacccactatatttataggggtaatttttattattaataatcgtattatgtcattaggttttatgaataattttattatgccataattaattattgtattaatgatttttatattaaccTCGAAGAATGTTTATTTGCCACCACCgagtatattatttggttatttttttattaataattgtattaagtcattattttatattaataattgtattatatcataattattaatcgtattaataattatcttattagcaccccaatcatgtttaattagataacccactatatttttaggtaattttgtttattattaataattgtattatgtcattaggttttatgaataattttattatgtgataattaattattgtattaataattgttatattaaccttgaagcatgtttatttagataacctaatatattattaggcttttttttatcaataattgtattaagtcattattttagataacttagtatattattaggttaattttttattatattaataattgttatattatgggtcgaaagcatgtttatttagataaactaGTATATTATTAACACACCAATATTTATGGTTTactcttcaatcatatttaatttttccatttaatatgaaattgattaatatataacttTCTACAGCCTGATCGGGTTCTTAGGGTGTAGACATGTGTCTCATCGCGAGCCTCCTCCACAAATCATAGGCCTTTTAAGAGAAGGCTGGGTTTCCTATCATGCGGCTCAAATCTTAATTTCGAATTGATGCCGCTCTTGTGAGCgcattagtggagagatggGCGGATCGAACACACACATTCCACCTTACATGCGGTGAGACAACAATCACGTTGGAAGATGTGGCACTATTACTTGGCTTACCGATTAACGGACACGAAGTCATCGGTCAGACTTCCGGCTTAGGAAGTGCTGTCTGTGCAGAGTTGCTCGGAGTGGTCCCACCGGCAGAGCAAAGGAAAGGTCGAGTATAACTCTAACGTGGCTTGAGGAAACATTTGGCATCGTCGTA
It includes:
- the LOC120263791 gene encoding LOW QUALITY PROTEIN: serine/threonine-protein kinase SAPK2-like (The sequence of the model RefSeq protein was modified relative to this genomic sequence to represent the inferred CDS: deleted 1 base in 1 codon); the protein is MERFEVLKDIGSGNFGVAKLVKDVWTKELFAVKFIERGQKIDEHVQREIMNHRSLKHPNIIRFKEVLLTPTHLAIVMEYAAGGELFERICNAGRFSEDEARFFFQQLISGVSYCHSMQICHRDLKLENTLLDGSIAPRLKICDFGYSKSAVLHSQPKSTVGTPAYIAPEVLSRKEYDGKIADVWSCGVTLYVMLVGSYPFEDPDDPRNFRKTIGRILSVHYSIPDYVRVSMDCRHLLTRIFVASPETRITIPEIKNHPWFLKNLPVELTDGYQHNLHNDTNPLFQSVEDIMVILHEARKPAEGPKLGGGHFVGGSTDIDDMDADFDLDDLEASEDFVCAL